In one Trichlorobacter lovleyi SZ genomic region, the following are encoded:
- a CDS encoding TatD family hydrolase, whose protein sequence is MPTIIDTHCHIYYDDFKLDWDQMLERAETAGVKGMIVVGADAVSSQQAVEIAASHPTIFCTVGIHPHDAQGVDEATITALEELARTTPKCVAIGEIGLDFFKNRSPREDQERVFKRFLQMAKKLDKPVVIHDRDAHAETLAMIKEAGVTKGVMHCFSGDLAFARQCLEQGLYLSIPGTVTYPSNQQLREVVRNVPLERLLLETDCPYLSPVPHRGKRNEPAYTRITAEKVAELRGLTVEDVGRITTMNAGRLFGIPLWDESTKIAYRIRNSLYLNITNRCSNHCTFCAKFDEFTVKGHNLLLDHEPGFEEVMAAIGQPKDIDEVVFCGFGESLLRLDLVKQVAQALKQRGYPIRINSDGQANLAHGRNILPELAGLVDSISISLNAADAVTYGKLCNTPFGEAGWQGVCDFLREAPRYIPDVTATAVTVPGIDIEACRRVAEELGVKFRVREYAEVG, encoded by the coding sequence ATGCCAACCATTATTGATACCCACTGCCATATTTACTACGATGATTTCAAGCTCGACTGGGATCAGATGCTTGAACGGGCCGAAACAGCCGGTGTCAAAGGAATGATTGTGGTTGGCGCTGATGCAGTATCCAGCCAACAGGCAGTTGAGATAGCTGCCAGTCACCCCACCATCTTCTGCACCGTGGGTATCCATCCCCATGATGCCCAAGGGGTTGATGAAGCCACTATCACAGCACTGGAGGAGTTGGCACGGACCACTCCAAAGTGTGTGGCCATTGGCGAGATCGGCCTGGACTTTTTCAAAAACCGTTCTCCCCGTGAAGATCAGGAACGGGTCTTCAAGCGCTTTCTGCAGATGGCAAAAAAACTGGATAAGCCGGTGGTGATCCATGACCGGGATGCCCATGCAGAAACCCTGGCCATGATCAAGGAGGCCGGTGTTACCAAGGGTGTGATGCACTGCTTTTCCGGTGATCTGGCCTTTGCCCGGCAATGCCTTGAGCAGGGCCTGTACCTCTCCATACCCGGCACCGTCACCTACCCTTCCAATCAGCAGTTGCGGGAGGTGGTCCGTAACGTACCGCTGGAGCGCCTGTTGCTAGAGACTGATTGCCCTTATCTCTCGCCGGTGCCTCACCGTGGCAAGCGTAATGAACCGGCCTACACCCGTATTACTGCAGAAAAGGTGGCGGAACTGCGCGGGCTGACCGTTGAGGATGTGGGACGGATCACCACCATGAACGCCGGTCGCCTGTTTGGTATCCCGCTCTGGGATGAATCAACCAAGATCGCCTACCGGATCCGCAACTCGCTCTATCTGAACATCACCAACCGCTGTTCAAACCACTGTACCTTTTGTGCCAAATTTGACGAGTTTACCGTTAAAGGGCATAATCTGCTGCTGGACCATGAACCGGGCTTTGAAGAGGTGATGGCAGCCATTGGTCAGCCAAAAGATATTGATGAGGTGGTATTCTGCGGCTTTGGGGAATCACTGCTGCGGCTGGATTTGGTTAAGCAGGTGGCGCAGGCACTGAAACAGCGGGGCTACCCGATCAGGATCAACAGTGATGGTCAGGCCAACCTGGCCCACGGACGCAACATCCTGCCTGAACTGGCCGGACTGGTTGACAGCATCTCCATCAGTCTTAATGCAGCTGATGCAGTAACCTACGGCAAGCTCTGCAACACACCCTTTGGTGAAGCAGGCTGGCAAGGGGTCTGCGACTTCCTGCGGGAAGCGCCCCGCTATATCCCGGATGTAACCGCTACTGCGGTCACGGTCCCCGGCATTGATATTGAGGCCTGCCGCAGAGTAGCTGAGGAGCTGGGGGTGAAGTTCAGGGTGCGGGAGTACGCTGAAGTAGGGTAG
- a CDS encoding DUF350 domain-containing protein, with protein sequence MNGLQLDSFQGLIDFAKYFVAALGFLLVFCAIYCKVTPYDELKLVREGKTAPAISFGGAFIGFVLPLHSAITHSVGFLDMLTWALVAMVVQILVFSAVRGIFKDLVKQIEDNQVASATLLAFFSVAIGLLNAASMTY encoded by the coding sequence ATGAACGGACTGCAACTGGACTCTTTTCAAGGATTGATTGATTTTGCCAAGTATTTTGTGGCAGCGCTGGGCTTTCTGCTGGTGTTCTGCGCTATCTACTGCAAAGTTACCCCCTATGATGAGCTGAAACTGGTACGGGAAGGCAAAACCGCCCCTGCCATCAGTTTTGGTGGTGCCTTTATCGGCTTTGTACTGCCGCTGCACAGTGCCATCACCCACAGTGTCGGTTTTCTGGACATGCTGACCTGGGCCCTGGTGGCCATGGTGGTGCAGATCCTTGTATTCTCTGCTGTTCGGGGCATTTTCAAGGATCTGGTTAAGCAGATTGAAGATAATCAGGTTGCTTCTGCCACACTGCTGGCCTTCTTCTCGGTGGCCATCGGCCTGTTGAATGCAGCCAGCATGACCTACTAG
- a CDS encoding glutathionylspermidine synthase family protein: MQRISRPPRINWQQTVESQGMVYHTIDDEPYWDETACYQFDSAEIDLLEDATNELQERCIEAAQHVIDKDLFDKLQIPPHAVPLIVDAWEKDEPSLYGRFDLAYDGHTPPKLLEYNADTPTSLLEASVIQWFWLKDLYPDADQFNSIHERLIEAWKGMGITSTVHFSCVADAPEDFGNLEYLRDTAIQAGLTTSQLFMNDIGFEEVEGRYVDLDDRPIDLMFKLYPWEWLVNEYFGRKLATARMRLIEPAWKMLLSNKGLLAIMWELFEGHDNLLRAGFEAGPFRDNYVTKPLLSREGENVTVHRNGQVHEVEGSYGGKALVYQQLAAIPCFDGNYPVIGSWIVAGESAGIGIREDRQLVTTNASRFLPHYFT, from the coding sequence ATGCAACGGATCAGTCGTCCACCCCGTATAAACTGGCAACAGACCGTTGAGTCCCAGGGGATGGTGTACCACACCATTGATGATGAACCGTATTGGGACGAGACGGCCTGTTACCAGTTTGACAGCGCCGAGATTGATCTGCTGGAAGATGCCACCAATGAGCTGCAGGAGCGTTGTATTGAGGCAGCCCAGCATGTCATCGACAAAGACCTGTTCGACAAACTGCAGATCCCGCCCCATGCAGTTCCGCTGATCGTTGATGCCTGGGAAAAGGATGAGCCTTCCCTGTATGGCCGTTTTGATCTGGCCTACGATGGCCATACGCCGCCCAAGCTGCTGGAATACAATGCCGATACTCCCACCTCCCTGCTGGAAGCCAGCGTGATCCAATGGTTCTGGCTGAAGGATCTCTACCCTGATGCCGACCAGTTTAACTCGATCCACGAACGGCTGATTGAGGCATGGAAAGGGATGGGGATTACGTCAACGGTCCATTTTTCCTGTGTGGCTGATGCCCCGGAGGATTTCGGCAACCTTGAATATCTACGGGATACCGCCATCCAGGCCGGATTGACTACGTCCCAGCTGTTTATGAACGATATCGGTTTTGAAGAAGTGGAAGGCCGCTATGTTGATCTGGATGACCGCCCGATTGACCTCATGTTCAAGCTGTATCCCTGGGAGTGGCTGGTGAATGAGTATTTTGGCCGTAAACTGGCAACTGCCCGGATGCGGTTGATTGAGCCGGCCTGGAAGATGCTGCTCTCCAACAAGGGGTTGCTGGCAATTATGTGGGAGCTGTTCGAAGGGCACGACAATCTGCTGCGGGCCGGTTTTGAAGCAGGCCCGTTCAGAGACAACTATGTCACCAAGCCGCTGCTTTCCCGTGAAGGTGAAAACGTGACCGTGCATCGCAACGGTCAGGTGCATGAGGTTGAAGGCAGCTACGGCGGTAAGGCACTGGTCTATCAGCAGCTGGCAGCCATTCCCTGCTTTGACGGTAACTATCCAGTGATCGGTTCCTGGATTGTGGCAGGCGAATCAGCAGGTATCGGCATCCGTGAGGATCGACAACTGGTCACCACCAATGCCAGCCGGTTTTTACCCCATTACTTTACCTGA
- the amrS gene encoding AmmeMemoRadiSam system radical SAM enzyme: MEKALCFEKLERNSVQCHLCRHRCMITDGGRGICRVRENRGGQLYSLVSGLIVAEHSDPVEKKPLFHFLPGSHCYSVASVGCNFRCLHCQNADIAQYDDQGTGQMPGRPLPPAELVRRAVASGCRSIAYTYTEPTVWFEYALATARLAAEAGLYNLFVTNGYISTEALGMIAPVLHAANIDLKGFSSGFYRRVCGARLSEVLDCIRDYRRRGIWIEITTLVIPGENDDTEQLNGIARFIADELGPDTPWHVSRFFPCYQMLDHPPTPLGSLERAVEAGERAGLKYIYEGNVDNGRDQTVCPGCGSVVIGRRGYTVTQINLKDGACAGCGKPMAGIWG, encoded by the coding sequence ATGGAAAAAGCACTCTGTTTTGAAAAACTGGAACGCAATAGTGTTCAGTGTCACCTCTGCCGGCACCGTTGCATGATTACCGATGGCGGTCGCGGCATCTGCCGGGTTCGTGAAAACCGGGGCGGACAGCTGTACTCACTGGTTTCGGGACTGATTGTGGCAGAGCATAGCGACCCGGTTGAGAAAAAACCGCTTTTCCATTTCCTGCCCGGTTCACACTGCTATTCTGTTGCTTCTGTGGGTTGCAATTTCCGCTGCCTGCATTGTCAGAATGCCGATATAGCCCAGTATGATGACCAGGGAACCGGACAGATGCCGGGCCGCCCGCTTCCGCCGGCTGAACTGGTTCGTCGTGCAGTGGCCAGCGGATGCCGTTCGATTGCCTACACTTATACTGAACCGACGGTCTGGTTCGAATACGCCCTGGCAACCGCGCGGCTGGCAGCGGAGGCAGGCCTCTACAACCTCTTTGTCACCAATGGCTACATCAGCACAGAGGCCCTGGGAATGATCGCGCCGGTGCTGCATGCCGCCAATATCGACCTGAAGGGGTTCAGCAGCGGCTTTTACCGCCGTGTCTGCGGTGCACGGCTGAGCGAGGTACTGGACTGCATCAGGGACTACCGCAGACGCGGTATCTGGATTGAGATCACCACGTTGGTGATACCGGGAGAAAATGATGACACGGAACAACTGAACGGCATTGCACGTTTTATTGCCGATGAGCTTGGGCCGGACACTCCCTGGCATGTTTCACGCTTTTTCCCGTGTTATCAGATGCTGGATCATCCCCCTACCCCGCTCGGTTCACTGGAACGGGCAGTTGAAGCCGGTGAACGGGCCGGTCTGAAGTATATCTACGAAGGGAACGTAGACAATGGCCGAGACCAAACGGTCTGTCCCGGCTGTGGTTCGGTGGTGATTGGACGCAGAGGTTACACCGTTACACAGATTAACCTGAAAGACGGTGCCTGCGCCGGCTGCGGCAAACCGATGGCCGGGATCTGGGGGTAG
- a CDS encoding PaaI family thioesterase — MFENIYDLPVKQDEELPFQLPEWIATAPFEEFLGMTVHEAKNGKAVLSMPFKAALCQGKGLMHGGAVAALADTALAMAIKSLLPEGTDFVTIKLGLEFHAPVRWGLVRAEARVTDQEDRNIEGVTEIMTEEGIKAATFKATFRIRGQRSSANS, encoded by the coding sequence ATGTTTGAAAACATATATGATCTTCCGGTTAAGCAGGATGAAGAGCTGCCGTTTCAATTGCCGGAATGGATCGCCACTGCGCCATTTGAGGAATTTCTGGGTATGACCGTCCACGAGGCGAAAAACGGCAAGGCGGTGTTGAGCATGCCGTTCAAGGCAGCGCTCTGCCAGGGCAAGGGGCTGATGCATGGCGGGGCGGTGGCCGCGCTGGCAGACACCGCCCTGGCCATGGCAATCAAGAGCCTGTTGCCGGAGGGGACGGATTTTGTGACCATCAAGCTGGGACTGGAGTTTCATGCCCCGGTGCGTTGGGGGCTTGTGCGGGCCGAGGCCAGGGTGACGGATCAGGAAGACCGGAATATTGAGGGGGTGACGGAGATCATGACCGAGGAAGGGATCAAGGCAGCCACCTTCAAGGCCACCTTCAGGATCAGGGGGCAGCGTTCCTCAGCAAATTCCTAA
- a CDS encoding sigma-54-dependent transcriptional regulator — MSELTRILIIDDDEPGRQVMELLLKKAGFAPLSAENGAQGVALVHEGRADLVLVDLFLPDKNGIEILREIRQVAPELEVVVITGHASAETAVQAMKEGAFDYITKPVNFEELKIVIAKACEKQRLLSENVYLRKQLQERFQFSSIIGGSAAMQRLFERMQRIVKTDSTVLIFGESGTGKELVAKALHHNGRRKGHAFVAVNCGAIPESLLESELFGHAKGAFTGAVRDKIGKFEAANHGTIFLDEIGTMPMHLQSKLLRVLQEQEVERVGSTKPIKLDVRVISATNADLEEQVRQGSFREDLFYRLNVIPLQLPPLRERREDLLPLVSHFLDKFCHLMGRPLMSLNKPALDALERYRWPGNVRELENVVERLVALTEQDSIGPDDLPVEITEASERPKGVCLDLSPEGIDMPAAIEELERKMIAKALQMSNGVKARAAALLGLNRTTLVEKMRRLGIC, encoded by the coding sequence ATGAGTGAACTGACACGAATTCTTATCATTGATGATGATGAGCCTGGACGGCAGGTGATGGAACTGCTGCTGAAGAAGGCCGGATTTGCGCCGCTTTCCGCCGAGAACGGTGCGCAGGGGGTTGCGCTGGTACATGAGGGCCGGGCCGATCTGGTGCTGGTCGATCTGTTTCTGCCTGATAAAAACGGCATTGAGATTTTGAGGGAAATCCGGCAGGTCGCTCCGGAGCTGGAGGTGGTGGTGATTACCGGTCATGCCTCCGCAGAGACGGCAGTGCAGGCCATGAAGGAAGGGGCCTTTGATTACATAACCAAGCCGGTCAATTTTGAAGAGCTGAAGATCGTGATTGCCAAGGCCTGTGAAAAACAGCGCCTGCTGTCGGAAAACGTCTACCTGCGTAAACAGTTGCAGGAGCGTTTTCAATTCAGCAGTATCATTGGCGGCTCGGCTGCCATGCAGCGTCTGTTCGAGCGGATGCAGCGGATCGTCAAGACTGATTCAACGGTGCTGATATTCGGTGAGTCCGGCACCGGTAAAGAACTGGTTGCCAAGGCGTTACATCATAATGGCCGTCGCAAGGGACATGCCTTTGTCGCGGTCAACTGCGGTGCCATCCCGGAAAGCCTGCTGGAAAGCGAGCTGTTCGGCCATGCCAAGGGGGCTTTTACCGGAGCGGTACGGGACAAGATCGGTAAGTTTGAGGCGGCCAACCATGGCACCATCTTTCTGGATGAGATCGGTACCATGCCGATGCATCTGCAGTCGAAGCTGTTACGGGTGCTGCAGGAACAGGAAGTGGAGCGGGTCGGCTCTACCAAACCGATCAAGCTGGATGTGCGGGTGATCTCCGCCACCAACGCCGATCTAGAAGAACAGGTCCGCCAGGGCAGTTTCCGGGAGGATCTTTTTTACCGCCTGAATGTCATTCCGCTGCAGTTGCCGCCTCTGCGTGAACGGCGTGAAGATCTGCTGCCGCTGGTCAGCCATTTTCTGGACAAATTCTGCCACCTGATGGGGCGGCCTTTGATGAGCCTCAACAAGCCGGCCCTTGATGCACTGGAACGCTACCGTTGGCCCGGTAACGTGCGTGAGCTTGAGAACGTGGTGGAACGGCTGGTGGCATTGACCGAGCAGGATAGTATCGGGCCTGATGATCTGCCGGTTGAGATTACCGAGGCCTCTGAACGCCCCAAAGGGGTCTGTCTTGATCTGTCGCCGGAAGGGATTGATATGCCGGCAGCCATTGAAGAGCTTGAACGCAAGATGATTGCCAAGGCGCTGCAGATGTCCAATGGGGTAAAGGCCAGGGCCGCTGCCCTGCTGGGGCTGAACCGTACAACCCTGGTTGAAAAGATGAGACGGTTAGGAATTTGCTGA
- a CDS encoding DUF342 domain-containing protein, with protein sequence MSDQSTQTQESKPDGQRFYHAQTGYQLILSLSQDEMECRAHLEVKADGSTPGVEELTGYLAANGITTGIDDEAVHLLLSEARPGTSTNGLLAAGIQPQRGEDGTLAFSFAPADQPPAESAADDDPEKRQIDFRAVQQFINVDPDQEIGRILPPTNGIPGRTVRGKPVPAEAGKTLVLKLGQNVRSGGEHNDILIAEIHGRVKLEGETVHVVEEYVVDGDVDFSIGNIRFNGFVEVRGDVLDGFQVSASKGLKITGNVGACRLISHGNIEFCGMDGQGKGSILCGGTITAHFIHDSAVECWGNMLVDVELRNCSVHCRGSLITGLLAGGDCVTLAGLEAKKLGAPSAVKTVIHSGVDYHDLDRMHILLEQLEALQQQIAKTKDLQEQSSLTEKKQQLARVILDVRSHRPAGSNPKINIKDRVHEGVTIYLGDAVEEFVAELSGPISLIENSREGGLRRLSLSSLEIPAGELEKAWLEKDELERQERLRQEAAEREAAETEAAKAPDEAEQEGPAAEPPAQD encoded by the coding sequence ATGAGCGACCAGTCTACCCAGACACAGGAAAGCAAGCCGGACGGACAACGTTTTTACCACGCCCAGACCGGCTACCAACTGATCCTGAGCCTCTCTCAGGATGAAATGGAGTGCCGCGCTCACCTTGAGGTCAAGGCTGACGGTTCTACGCCAGGCGTGGAGGAGTTGACGGGCTATCTGGCTGCAAACGGTATCACCACCGGTATTGACGACGAAGCCGTACACCTGCTGCTGAGTGAGGCGCGTCCCGGTACAAGCACCAACGGATTACTGGCAGCCGGCATCCAGCCGCAGCGCGGGGAAGACGGCACACTTGCCTTCAGCTTTGCCCCCGCTGATCAGCCACCCGCCGAGTCCGCGGCAGATGACGACCCTGAAAAACGTCAGATCGACTTCAGGGCGGTGCAGCAGTTCATTAACGTGGATCCTGACCAGGAAATCGGACGGATACTGCCCCCCACCAACGGCATCCCCGGCAGAACCGTGCGTGGCAAACCGGTCCCGGCCGAAGCAGGCAAGACGCTGGTGCTCAAACTGGGCCAGAACGTCCGTTCAGGCGGCGAGCATAACGATATCCTGATTGCCGAAATTCACGGACGGGTCAAGTTGGAAGGCGAGACCGTCCATGTAGTTGAAGAATATGTGGTGGATGGCGATGTTGACTTCAGCATCGGCAACATCCGTTTTAACGGTTTTGTCGAGGTGCGCGGCGATGTGCTGGACGGTTTCCAGGTCAGCGCCAGTAAGGGTCTGAAGATCACCGGCAATGTGGGAGCCTGCCGCCTGATATCCCACGGCAACATTGAATTTTGCGGCATGGATGGTCAGGGTAAGGGCAGCATCCTCTGCGGCGGCACCATTACCGCCCACTTTATCCACGACAGCGCCGTTGAATGCTGGGGCAACATGCTGGTCGATGTTGAACTGCGCAACTGCAGTGTCCATTGCCGCGGCAGCCTGATCACCGGCCTGCTGGCAGGCGGTGACTGCGTCACCCTGGCGGGTCTTGAGGCCAAGAAGCTGGGAGCCCCCTCCGCGGTCAAGACCGTCATCCATAGTGGCGTTGACTACCACGACCTTGACCGGATGCACATCCTGCTCGAACAGCTTGAGGCCCTGCAGCAGCAGATCGCCAAAACCAAAGACCTGCAGGAGCAGAGTTCCCTGACAGAAAAGAAGCAGCAGCTTGCCCGGGTCATCCTTGATGTCCGTTCCCACCGTCCAGCCGGATCAAACCCGAAGATCAATATCAAAGACCGGGTGCATGAAGGAGTTACCATCTATCTGGGGGATGCGGTTGAAGAGTTTGTGGCCGAACTGTCCGGCCCGATCAGCCTGATCGAGAACAGCCGTGAAGGAGGATTGCGCAGGCTCAGCCTCAGCAGCCTCGAAATCCCGGCCGGCGAGCTTGAAAAGGCCTGGCTAGAAAAGGACGAACTGGAGCGTCAGGAACGCCTCAGGCAGGAGGCGGCTGAACGGGAGGCCGCAGAGACAGAGGCAGCCAAAGCCCCTGATGAAGCGGAACAGGAAGGGCCTGCTGCTGAACCACCAGCTCAGGACTAA
- the bioA gene encoding adenosylmethionine--8-amino-7-oxononanoate transaminase, which produces MHATENMPTAQLQSWDKQYVWHPFTQMQDWLAEEPLVIVRGEGSWLIDSDGSRYLDGVASMWTNVHGHSHPALNKALADQAARLEHSTLLGLAGEQSILLAKQLIEIAPAGLRKVFYSDNGSTAVEVGLKMAYQYHCHKGEPQRSRFLRLQHAYHGDTIGSMSVGGISIYHDTFKPLLFSTIEAPAPYCYRCPMGQSDPAACGMACLEALEQLMCEHREYLAGMLMEPLLQGAGGMLVHPAGYLKGVRQLCDRYGVLLITDEVATGFGRTGSMFACQQEGVTPDIMAISKGLCAGYLPLAATLATEEIYQAFLGNYAELKTFFHGHTFTGNPLACAVALRSLELFEETGLLESVGQRSKQLTALLQQLEDHPHVGNLRQCGLAAGIELVQDKATKAAYPWEEKRGVRVCQEARRHGVFSRPLGNTVVVFPPLAITEDELAFLMEGLNKAIRVVTD; this is translated from the coding sequence ATGCATGCTACTGAAAATATGCCTACGGCCCAGCTTCAGAGCTGGGACAAGCAGTATGTTTGGCACCCCTTTACCCAAATGCAGGATTGGCTGGCGGAAGAACCGCTGGTGATCGTGAGGGGGGAAGGAAGCTGGCTGATCGATTCGGACGGTAGCCGTTACCTGGATGGTGTGGCCTCGATGTGGACCAATGTGCATGGTCATAGTCATCCTGCCTTGAACAAGGCGCTGGCTGATCAGGCTGCCCGGTTGGAGCATTCAACCCTGCTGGGGCTGGCGGGCGAACAGTCAATCCTGCTGGCAAAGCAGTTGATTGAGATCGCACCGGCCGGATTACGCAAGGTCTTTTATTCCGACAACGGTTCCACGGCGGTGGAGGTGGGGCTGAAGATGGCCTATCAGTACCACTGCCATAAAGGTGAACCGCAACGCAGCAGGTTCCTGCGGCTGCAGCATGCCTACCATGGCGATACCATCGGCTCCATGAGTGTGGGCGGGATCTCTATCTATCACGATACCTTCAAGCCATTGCTGTTTTCAACCATTGAGGCCCCGGCGCCCTATTGCTACCGTTGTCCCATGGGACAGAGCGATCCGGCAGCCTGTGGCATGGCCTGCCTGGAAGCGCTGGAGCAGTTGATGTGTGAGCACAGGGAATATCTGGCCGGGATGCTGATGGAGCCGCTGCTGCAGGGGGCGGGCGGGATGCTGGTGCATCCCGCCGGGTATCTTAAAGGGGTGCGTCAGCTGTGCGACCGTTACGGCGTGCTGCTGATCACCGATGAGGTGGCCACCGGCTTCGGGCGTACCGGCAGTATGTTTGCCTGTCAGCAGGAGGGGGTGACACCGGATATCATGGCAATCTCAAAAGGGCTCTGTGCGGGCTACCTGCCGCTGGCTGCCACTCTGGCAACTGAGGAGATCTACCAGGCATTTCTGGGGAATTATGCTGAGCTGAAGACCTTCTTTCACGGCCATACCTTTACCGGCAATCCGCTGGCCTGCGCTGTTGCATTACGCAGTCTGGAGCTGTTTGAGGAAACCGGTCTGCTGGAGTCGGTCGGGCAACGCAGTAAACAGTTGACGGCTTTGCTGCAGCAGCTGGAGGATCATCCCCATGTGGGTAATCTGCGTCAGTGCGGCCTGGCAGCCGGAATTGAGCTGGTGCAGGACAAGGCGACGAAGGCAGCGTACCCCTGGGAGGAAAAACGTGGTGTGAGGGTCTGTCAGGAGGCCCGCAGGCACGGGGTCTTTTCCCGTCCGCTGGGCAATACGGTGGTGGTGTTCCCGCCGCTGGCCATTACAGAAGATGAGTTGGCATTTCTGATGGAAGGGCTGAATAAGGCGATCAGGGTGGTGACGGATTAG
- a CDS encoding GAF domain-containing protein — MPQKENDNIAHDKLKAMMEMAALVNSSHERSVIMDHAVKSVCRLTGAEAGSLLLLDEFTGHLDFEVVTGGREELLPFFRVPKGQGIAGWVAQNDLPIIVQDVQSDERFFKFTDQELGFTTRDMIAVPLRVNGTVIGVLQAINKNSGSFNHDDLKLAMAFANQIASIINKTDKEQPHCSTSSA; from the coding sequence ATGCCCCAGAAAGAAAACGACAACATCGCCCATGACAAGTTAAAAGCCATGATGGAAATGGCGGCCCTGGTCAACTCATCACACGAACGTTCCGTCATCATGGACCACGCCGTAAAATCCGTCTGCCGCCTGACCGGCGCAGAAGCCGGCAGTCTGCTGTTGCTCGACGAATTTACCGGACACCTTGATTTTGAAGTAGTCACCGGCGGCAGAGAAGAACTTTTGCCGTTCTTCCGTGTCCCCAAAGGCCAGGGAATTGCCGGGTGGGTTGCCCAGAATGACCTGCCGATCATAGTACAGGATGTCCAGTCCGATGAACGTTTCTTCAAGTTTACCGATCAGGAACTGGGCTTTACCACCCGTGACATGATTGCCGTACCACTGCGAGTCAACGGAACGGTCATCGGGGTCTTGCAGGCGATCAACAAAAACTCCGGCTCCTTCAACCATGATGACCTGAAACTGGCCATGGCATTTGCCAATCAGATCGCCTCAATCATCAACAAGACAGATAAGGAACAGCCACACTGCTCAACCTCCAGTGCATAA
- a CDS encoding integron integrase codes for MQNQSAKPKLLDQLRDRIRLKHYSRRTEDVYLDWAKRYILYHNKRHPQEMGKKEIEGFLTYLATERQVAAATQNQAKAALQFLYKEVLEIQLPWLDEVEQAKKPKRLPVVLTEKEVHSLLAHVPQAYALLARLMYGTGMRLLEGLRLRVQDLDFERAELLIREGKGGKDRVTMLPQSLLKPLQEHLKQVKQAHEQDLLKGYGEVWLSESVARKYPNAGREWVWQYVFPSARLSVDPRSGVTRRHHLDEKGLQRAIKQAAVDAGLTKNVTPHTLRHSFATHLLQAGYDIRTVQELLGHKDVQTTMIYTHVLNKGGMGVMSPLDRLA; via the coding sequence ATGCAAAATCAATCTGCCAAGCCGAAGTTGCTGGACCAGTTGCGTGATCGTATCAGGTTGAAACATTACAGCCGCCGGACTGAGGATGTGTACCTTGACTGGGCAAAGCGTTACATACTGTATCACAATAAACGGCACCCGCAAGAGATGGGCAAGAAAGAAATTGAGGGGTTTTTAACGTACCTGGCGACTGAGCGGCAGGTGGCGGCTGCCACCCAGAATCAGGCCAAGGCAGCTCTGCAGTTTCTGTATAAAGAGGTGCTTGAAATTCAGTTGCCCTGGCTGGATGAGGTGGAACAGGCCAAAAAGCCGAAGCGGTTGCCGGTGGTGCTGACCGAGAAAGAGGTGCATTCTCTGCTGGCCCATGTGCCACAGGCCTATGCTTTGTTGGCCCGTCTGATGTACGGTACCGGTATGCGTTTGCTGGAGGGGTTGCGGCTGCGTGTGCAGGATCTTGATTTTGAAAGAGCCGAGCTGCTGATTCGGGAGGGTAAGGGGGGTAAAGACCGGGTGACCATGCTGCCACAGTCATTGCTCAAGCCGTTGCAGGAACATCTGAAACAGGTAAAGCAGGCGCATGAGCAGGATCTTTTAAAGGGGTACGGTGAGGTCTGGCTGTCTGAGAGTGTTGCCCGCAAGTATCCCAATGCCGGGCGGGAGTGGGTCTGGCAGTATGTCTTTCCGTCTGCGCGGTTATCGGTTGATCCCCGTTCCGGTGTGACCAGACGGCATCATCTGGATGAAAAGGGGCTGCAGCGGGCGATCAAGCAGGCTGCGGTTGATGCGGGGTTGACCAAGAATGTGACGCCCCATACCCTGCGGCATTCTTTTGCGACCCATCTGCTGCAGGCGGGGTATGATATCCGTACCGTGCAGGAGTTGCTGGGACACAAGGATGTGCAGACCACGATGATTTATACCCATGTGCTGAACAAGGGCGGGATGGGGGTGATGTCGCCGCTGGACCGGCTTGCCTAG
- a CDS encoding type II toxin-antitoxin system HicB family antitoxin: MMEYKGYIGKVEFDDEAEIFHGEVINTRDVITFQGTTVAEIKQAFHDSVEDYLDFCAQLGHEPEKPFTGKFMVRIPPDLHRRIYSSARIAGKSMNAWVVEQLKQSTAYVH; this comes from the coding sequence ATGATGGAATATAAAGGATATATTGGCAAAGTTGAGTTTGATGATGAAGCAGAAATTTTCCACGGTGAAGTAATTAACACCCGTGACGTAATAACATTTCAGGGGACCACAGTAGCCGAAATAAAACAGGCTTTTCATGATTCCGTAGAAGACTATCTCGATTTCTGCGCTCAATTGGGCCATGAACCAGAAAAACCGTTTACCGGCAAGTTCATGGTTCGTATTCCGCCTGACCTCCACCGTAGGATTTATTCTTCTGCACGTATTGCCGGGAAAAGCATGAATGCCTGGGTGGTAGAGCAACTAAAACAATCTACCGCATACGTACATTAG